From Actinomyces slackii, a single genomic window includes:
- a CDS encoding DUF2469 domain-containing protein, protein MSAEDLEAYENELELSLYREYRDVVSLFSYVVETERRFYLANAVDVQVRGNGEEVFFELTLEDAWVWDIYRTSRFVKSVHVVTFKDVNVEELTKLEMDIPS, encoded by the coding sequence GTGAGCGCAGAAGACCTCGAGGCCTATGAGAACGAGCTGGAGCTCTCCTTGTACCGGGAGTACCGCGACGTGGTCTCCCTGTTCTCCTACGTGGTGGAGACCGAGCGCCGCTTCTACCTGGCCAATGCCGTTGATGTCCAGGTCCGCGGCAACGGCGAGGAGGTGTTCTTCGAGCTCACGTTGGAGGACGCCTGGGTGTGGGACATCTACCGCACCTCCCGGTTCGTCAAGTCCGTGCACGTGGTGACCTTCAAGGACGTCAATGTCGAGGAGCTCACCAAGCTGGAGATGGACATCCCCTCCTGA
- the lepB gene encoding signal peptidase I, with product MSEPTTDPEPQAPQAEEADGATAQAVISPLRARLSRWGVTCLYVLVVVVLIALVRTFVLQTFIIPSGSMQDTLTEGDRVAVPMFNTQDIHRGDVVVFVDPGGWLDTAEPTGVWGLTQDVLEAIHILPEHAGHHLIKRVIGMPGDHVVADGRGSLTVNGVEINEPYLKPGRSASDVAFDVVVPEGHVWVMGDNRSNSADSRYHRGDPNGGFVPLSNVVGVAKAVVWPVGHWSSLSQGREALAEARSAPAQRGTASRPGHPLPAA from the coding sequence ATGAGCGAGCCCACCACCGACCCGGAGCCCCAGGCGCCCCAGGCCGAGGAGGCCGATGGGGCCACTGCTCAGGCAGTCATCAGCCCCCTGCGCGCACGCCTGAGCCGCTGGGGGGTGACCTGCCTCTACGTCCTGGTGGTCGTGGTCCTCATCGCGCTGGTGCGCACCTTCGTGCTGCAGACCTTCATCATCCCCTCCGGCTCCATGCAGGACACCCTGACCGAGGGGGACCGGGTGGCCGTGCCCATGTTCAACACCCAGGACATCCACCGCGGCGACGTCGTGGTCTTCGTCGACCCCGGCGGCTGGCTCGACACCGCCGAGCCCACGGGGGTGTGGGGCCTGACCCAGGATGTTCTGGAGGCCATCCACATCCTGCCCGAGCACGCCGGGCACCATCTCATCAAGCGGGTGATCGGCATGCCCGGGGATCATGTGGTGGCCGATGGTCGGGGGTCGCTGACCGTCAACGGGGTGGAGATCAATGAGCCCTATCTCAAGCCGGGGCGCTCGGCCTCGGATGTGGCCTTCGACGTCGTCGTGCCCGAGGGGCATGTCTGGGTGATGGGGGACAACCGCTCCAACTCCGCCGACTCCCGCTACCACCGCGGGGACCCCAATGGCGGATTCGTCCCCCTGAGCAACGTGGTGGGCGTGGCCAAGGCCGTGGTGTGGCCGGTGGGGCACTGGTCCTCCCTGTCCCAGGGGCGCGAGGCCCTGGCCGAGGCCCGCTCGGCCCCGGCGCAGCGCGGCACGGCATCCAGACCCGGGCATCCGCTGCCGGCCGCGTGA
- a CDS encoding YifB family Mg chelatase-like AAA ATPase, whose amino-acid sequence MALARTLAVTLTGLSGHLVEVEAHAVQGLPGFTLVGLPDAAVRESRERVRAALSTCGLTWGEQRLTVNLFPADLRKSGTGLDLAMALAVLGARGRLPGAAAQRLARTVYIGELGLDGSVHPVRGVLPAVHAAVEAGVKQIVVSAGAATEARLVPGAQVEAVRHVGELVELYGGRLGQAAARIVREAGPGPQRPPRPQEEAVPTGGPDLADVVGQQEARHALEVAAAGGHHLLMLGPPGAGKTMLAERLPSILPPLEPEDAVTVTSIHSVAGTFSPEAGLISRRPLRSPHHTATRAAVIGGGSGVPRPGDVSLAHRGVLFLDEAPEFSAGVLDCLRQPVESGSVTIDRVGGRATFPAAFQLVLAANPCPCGRALGRGLECTCTSLQRRRYLSRLSGPLLDRVDIQVEVAAVAAADLAAPGQGPTSAEVAQRVARARHRTRARLAGTPWRLNAQVPGSYLRGPAGGLPAELCTRLMAAMERGDLSLRGVDRVLRLTWTLADLEGAGTPSLAHLGAALALRTRGARP is encoded by the coding sequence ATGGCACTGGCACGAACCCTGGCCGTGACCCTGACCGGGCTCAGCGGCCACCTGGTGGAGGTTGAGGCCCACGCCGTCCAGGGCCTGCCCGGATTCACCCTGGTGGGACTTCCCGACGCCGCCGTGCGCGAGTCCCGTGAGCGCGTGCGCGCCGCCCTGAGCACCTGCGGCCTGACCTGGGGGGAGCAGCGCCTGACCGTCAACCTCTTCCCCGCCGACCTGCGCAAGTCGGGAACCGGCCTTGACCTGGCCATGGCCCTGGCGGTCCTGGGAGCCCGCGGGCGCCTGCCCGGGGCCGCCGCCCAGCGCCTGGCGCGCACCGTCTACATCGGCGAGCTCGGCCTGGACGGCAGCGTCCACCCGGTGCGCGGCGTCCTGCCCGCCGTGCACGCGGCGGTGGAGGCGGGGGTCAAGCAGATCGTGGTCTCCGCGGGAGCGGCGACCGAGGCCCGCCTGGTCCCCGGTGCTCAGGTGGAGGCGGTACGGCATGTCGGAGAGCTGGTGGAGCTCTACGGAGGCCGCCTGGGGCAGGCCGCCGCTCGGATCGTCCGGGAGGCAGGGCCCGGCCCGCAGCGACCGCCCCGGCCCCAGGAGGAGGCCGTGCCCACCGGTGGGCCCGACCTGGCCGACGTCGTGGGCCAGCAGGAGGCCCGTCACGCCCTGGAGGTGGCGGCCGCAGGGGGACACCACCTGCTCATGCTCGGCCCCCCTGGCGCCGGCAAGACCATGCTGGCCGAGCGCCTGCCCTCCATCCTGCCGCCCCTGGAGCCCGAGGATGCGGTGACCGTGACCTCCATCCACTCGGTGGCCGGGACCTTCAGCCCCGAGGCCGGGCTCATCTCCCGCCGGCCCCTGCGCAGCCCCCACCACACCGCCACTCGGGCCGCCGTTATCGGAGGGGGGTCGGGAGTTCCCCGCCCCGGGGACGTCTCCCTGGCCCACCGGGGCGTGCTCTTCCTCGATGAGGCGCCCGAGTTCAGCGCAGGCGTCCTGGACTGCCTGCGCCAACCCGTGGAGTCCGGCTCGGTGACCATCGACCGCGTGGGCGGGCGCGCCACCTTCCCGGCGGCCTTCCAACTGGTGCTGGCGGCCAACCCCTGCCCCTGCGGCAGGGCGCTGGGCAGAGGCCTGGAGTGCACCTGCACCTCCCTGCAGCGGCGCCGCTACCTCTCGCGCCTGTCCGGGCCTCTCCTGGACCGGGTGGACATCCAGGTGGAGGTGGCCGCGGTTGCCGCCGCTGATCTGGCGGCCCCGGGGCAGGGCCCCACCAGTGCCGAGGTGGCCCAGCGCGTCGCCCGGGCCCGCCATCGCACCCGCGCCCGCCTGGCCGGCACGCCCTGGCGCCTCAACGCCCAGGTCCCAGGCTCCTATCTGCGGGGCCCGGCCGGAGGACTGCCCGCCGAGCTGTGCACCAGGCTCATGGCCGCCATGGAGCGCGGGGACCTGTCCCTGCGCGGGGTTGATCGGGTCCTGCGCCTGACCTGGACCCTGGCCGACCTGGAGGGAGCCGGCACACCGAGCCTTGCCCACCTGGGGGCCGCCCTGGCCCTGCGCACCCGAGGAGCGCGCCCATGA
- a CDS encoding DNA-processing protein DprA codes for MTIRLPYDIADEALARATWSRLAEPADRAAVALVAGLGACGALQWLTGPATDSDGEPSPCPPLPLEGHDGPDRRAGRPEQWARAVARWTPRLAGLDIRREMEVLERLGGSLILPADPWWPPGLDELDETPFCLWVRGDPALLVDSEDQGLGHDGHEAIGEAQPCPDPESPSTRRPARPGLPTRRSRVSAGPALGLGIALVGARDSTRYGEQTASGLAAELTAQGALIISGGAFGIDAAAHRGALGQGPTMAVSAGGVDRLYPAGNAALLEAVIATGALVAEVPPGCQPGRHRFLTRNRLIAAISQGVVVVEAAWRSGALSTAHHAQELGRPVGAVPGPVTSMASVGCHRLLRSGAVCVTDAQEVIELVGPLGGCDPEAAKATDPRLAGQGMLDGLDPACAVVMDALPARSWAVTEAVVRAAGLSTRETIAALGLLELLGRVERGARGWKRTG; via the coding sequence ATGACCATCCGCCTGCCCTACGACATCGCCGATGAGGCCCTGGCCCGCGCCACCTGGTCGCGCCTGGCCGAGCCGGCCGACCGCGCCGCCGTCGCCCTGGTGGCGGGACTGGGCGCCTGCGGCGCCCTGCAATGGCTGACCGGTCCCGCCACGGACAGCGACGGCGAGCCATCCCCATGCCCGCCCCTGCCCCTGGAGGGCCACGACGGCCCTGACCGTCGGGCGGGCAGACCCGAGCAGTGGGCCCGGGCGGTGGCCCGGTGGACGCCGCGACTGGCGGGCCTGGACATCCGCCGCGAGATGGAGGTCCTGGAGCGCCTGGGGGGAAGCCTCATCCTGCCCGCCGATCCCTGGTGGCCCCCGGGCCTCGATGAGCTCGATGAGACGCCCTTCTGCCTGTGGGTGCGCGGCGATCCCGCCCTGCTGGTCGACTCCGAGGACCAGGGCCTGGGCCATGACGGGCATGAGGCGATCGGGGAGGCGCAACCCTGCCCGGACCCCGAGTCCCCGTCGACGCGCCGCCCGGCCCGGCCGGGGCTTCCCACGCGCCGCAGCCGGGTCAGTGCCGGGCCGGCGCTGGGCCTGGGCATCGCCCTGGTCGGTGCGCGGGACTCGACCCGCTACGGCGAGCAGACGGCCTCCGGCCTGGCCGCGGAGCTGACCGCCCAGGGCGCGCTGATCATCTCGGGCGGGGCCTTTGGCATCGATGCCGCCGCTCACCGCGGCGCCCTGGGCCAGGGACCGACCATGGCGGTCTCCGCCGGGGGAGTGGACCGTCTCTACCCGGCGGGCAACGCTGCTCTGCTGGAGGCGGTGATCGCCACCGGCGCCCTGGTGGCCGAGGTCCCGCCCGGATGCCAGCCCGGTCGGCACCGCTTCCTGACCCGCAACCGTCTCATCGCGGCCATCAGCCAGGGCGTGGTCGTCGTTGAGGCCGCATGGCGCTCCGGAGCGCTGTCCACCGCCCACCACGCCCAGGAGCTGGGCCGCCCCGTGGGCGCCGTTCCCGGGCCGGTGACCTCCATGGCCTCCGTGGGCTGCCACCGCCTCCTGCGCAGCGGCGCCGTATGCGTCACCGACGCCCAGGAGGTCATCGAGCTCGTCGGCCCCCTGGGAGGATGCGACCCAGAGGCCGCCAAGGCCACCGATCCGCGCCTGGCCGGGCAGGGCATGCTCGATGGCCTGGATCCCGCCTGCGCCGTCGTCATGGATGCGCTGCCCGCCAGGTCCTGGGCCGTCACCGAGGCCGTTGTGCGGGCCGCCGGCCTGTCCACCCGCGAGACCATCGCGGCACTGGGCCTCCTGGAGCTCCTGGGCCGCGTCGAGCGCGGCGCCAGGGGATGGAAGCGGACCGGCTGA
- the lepB gene encoding signal peptidase I — protein sequence MSSPPQDDAPQALPPDRAQAVSPASAQTPDVPMDEDGHSPRAERIIRDSLPPSIPPRRRPPPSISPAAQPVSRRRRLARHALTVLLILLTSALLKTFVVQFYEIPSGSMETTLQAGDQVAVTMYDSTHIERGDVVVFVDPDGWLDTAEPTGIRGLFQDLLETIRLLPKDTGHHLIKRVIGMPGDHVVADGQGSLSVNGVQIDEPYLKPGHSASNVAFDVVVPEGHVWVMGDNRSNSSDSRFHRGDAHGGFVPLSNVVGVAKAVIWPIGRWNLLDEGDPVFAEVAAPRER from the coding sequence GTGAGCAGCCCACCGCAGGATGACGCTCCGCAGGCGCTCCCGCCCGACCGGGCCCAGGCGGTGAGCCCGGCCAGCGCCCAGACCCCCGATGTCCCCATGGATGAGGACGGGCACTCCCCCCGGGCTGAGCGCATCATCCGTGACTCCCTTCCCCCCTCCATCCCGCCGCGCCGCCGCCCTCCTCCCAGTATCAGCCCCGCCGCTCAGCCCGTCAGCAGACGACGGCGCCTGGCCCGCCACGCGCTGACAGTGCTCCTCATCCTTCTCACCTCCGCCCTGCTCAAGACCTTCGTCGTCCAGTTCTACGAGATCCCCTCCGGATCGATGGAGACCACCCTGCAGGCGGGCGACCAGGTGGCAGTGACCATGTACGACTCCACGCACATCGAGCGCGGCGACGTCGTGGTCTTCGTCGACCCCGATGGCTGGCTCGACACCGCCGAGCCCACCGGGATTCGCGGCCTGTTCCAGGACCTCCTGGAGACGATCCGCCTGCTGCCCAAGGACACCGGGCATCACCTCATCAAGCGGGTGATCGGCATGCCCGGGGATCATGTGGTGGCTGACGGTCAGGGGTCCCTGAGCGTCAACGGGGTTCAGATCGACGAGCCCTATCTCAAGCCGGGGCACTCGGCCTCCAATGTGGCCTTCGACGTCGTGGTCCCCGAGGGGCATGTCTGGGTGATGGGGGACAACCGCTCCAACTCCTCGGACTCGCGCTTTCACCGCGGGGACGCCCACGGGGGCTTCGTGCCGCTGAGCAACGTGGTGGGGGTGGCCAAGGCCGTCATCTGGCCGATCGGGCGGTGGAACCTGCTCGACGAGGGCGACCCGGTCTTCGCCGAGGTCGCGGCCCCTCGGGAGCGGTGA
- a CDS encoding ribonuclease HII has translation MRPDRRVETELLGTTALVGGMDEVGRGALAGPVSVGLAVVSAATSPDFPQGLADSKQVTARRREALIEPITAWVADCAVAHAWPGEIDSLGIMGALRLAGLRALEQVARRGFAPGAVILDGSANWLDAPEADLLADLEESGGRSAGPMIEIPPVRMEVKADARCAVVAAASILAKVERDRLMTELEDPGYGWASNKGYASAAHARALGRLGASPEHRRSWRLPGLAPC, from the coding sequence ATGCGCCCCGACCGACGTGTGGAGACCGAGCTGCTGGGCACCACGGCCCTGGTGGGGGGCATGGATGAGGTGGGGCGCGGCGCCCTGGCCGGACCGGTGAGCGTGGGCCTGGCCGTCGTCTCCGCCGCCACATCCCCGGACTTCCCCCAGGGCCTGGCCGATTCCAAGCAGGTCACCGCCCGACGGCGCGAGGCGCTGATCGAGCCGATCACCGCATGGGTGGCCGACTGCGCCGTCGCCCACGCCTGGCCCGGGGAGATCGACAGCCTGGGCATCATGGGGGCCTTGCGCCTGGCGGGCCTGCGCGCCCTGGAGCAGGTGGCCCGGCGCGGCTTCGCCCCCGGCGCCGTGATCCTCGACGGCAGCGCCAACTGGCTGGATGCCCCTGAGGCGGATCTGCTCGCCGATCTGGAGGAGTCGGGCGGACGCTCCGCCGGCCCCATGATCGAGATCCCGCCGGTGCGCATGGAGGTCAAGGCCGACGCCCGCTGCGCCGTGGTCGCGGCGGCCAGCATCCTGGCCAAGGTCGAGCGCGATCGCCTCATGACCGAGCTGGAGGACCCCGGATACGGGTGGGCATCCAACAAGGGATACGCCTCCGCGGCCCACGCCCGCGCCCTGGGCCGCCTCGGCGCCAGCCCTGAGCACCGCCGCAGCTGGCGCCTACCCGGCCTGGCCCCCTGCTGA
- the rplS gene encoding 50S ribosomal protein L19 — MNLIDEINKASMRDDIPAFRPGDTLKVHVRVVEGSRTRVQVFQGVVIARQGAGVSETFTIRKVSFGVGVERTFPVHTPSIEKIEVVSRGRVRRAKLYYLRNLRGKAAKIKERRED; from the coding sequence ATGAACCTGATCGACGAGATCAACAAGGCATCCATGCGGGACGACATCCCCGCCTTCCGCCCCGGTGACACCCTCAAGGTGCACGTGCGGGTCGTCGAGGGCTCCCGCACCCGCGTCCAGGTCTTCCAGGGCGTCGTCATCGCCCGCCAGGGCGCCGGGGTGTCGGAGACCTTCACCATCCGCAAGGTCTCCTTCGGCGTGGGCGTGGAGCGCACCTTCCCCGTCCACACCCCCTCCATCGAGAAGATCGAGGTCGTCTCCCGCGGCCGCGTTCGTCGCGCCAAGCTGTACTACCTGCGCAACCTGCGCGGTAAGGCCGCCAAGATCAAGGAGCGCCGCGAGGACTGA
- a CDS encoding YraN family protein, protein MARHAGGGGDRMEACSPRNSGDRAHEKDRDKDAVGRRGEDLAAAYLGDIGWHVLERNWRPGQGLRGELDIVALEARDTGPGTLVIVEVKTRSSLRLGPPSAGIDARKLARLRALAGAWTTTREVRHGGLRIDVISILLRSGAPALLRHHRGVGL, encoded by the coding sequence ATCGCCCGCCACGCTGGTGGCGGAGGTGATCGCATGGAGGCATGCTCCCCGCGCAACTCGGGGGACCGGGCGCATGAGAAGGATCGTGACAAGGATGCGGTGGGGCGTCGCGGTGAGGACCTGGCCGCCGCCTACCTGGGCGATATCGGCTGGCATGTCCTGGAGCGCAACTGGAGGCCCGGGCAGGGGCTGCGCGGAGAGCTCGACATCGTCGCCCTTGAGGCCCGTGACACGGGGCCCGGCACCCTTGTGATCGTCGAGGTCAAGACCCGCAGCTCACTGCGCCTGGGCCCGCCCAGCGCCGGCATCGACGCCCGCAAGCTCGCCCGACTCCGCGCCCTGGCGGGGGCCTGGACCACCACCCGGGAGGTGCGCCACGGGGGCCTGCGCATTGATGTCATCTCGATCCTGCTGCGCTCCGGGGCCCCGGCACTGCTGCGCCACCACAGGGGAGTGGGGCTGTGA